Within Saccharomyces paradoxus chromosome X, complete sequence, the genomic segment TAAACCAGAAATACTAGGACTAACCGATTCATGGTACTGTCCCACATGTAAGGAACACCGTCAGGCTACTAAACAAATACAACTTTGGAATACGCCAGATATTCTGCTAATACACCTGAAAAGATTCGAAAGTCAAAGGTCCTTTAGCGATAAAATTGACGCCACTGTCAATTTTCCTATTACAGACTTGGACTTATCCGAGTACGTTGTTTATAAAGATGATCCTAGAGGTTCAATCTATGATCTATATGCAGTAGACAACCACTATGGTGGTTTAGGTGGTGGACACTATACCGCATATGTAAAGAATTTTGCGGACAATAAGTGGTACTATTTTGATGATTCGCGAGTAACTGAAACTGCGCCAGAAAATAGTATAGCCGGATCAGCGTATTTACTATTTTACATTCGTCGTCCCAAAGATGGCAATGTACTAGGTAGTTCTAAACTGCAGGAAATAATCAAAAAGTCGCGCCAGGGATACGATGAGCGTATCAAGAAGATATATGATGAACAGATGAAGTTGTATGAAGTTAATAAGACGGATGAGGAGGAAGATATTTCTGATGATATGATAGAATGTAACCAAGATGAGCAAGCCCCTGAATATAGCAATCGTAGTTTGGAGGTTGGGCATATTGAAACCCAGGACTGCGACAATGgtgatgacaatgatgatggtgaGAGGACAAATTCAGGTAGGAGAAAGTTGagattgttgaaaaaagtcTACAAACATAATTCAGGCTTGGGTTCATCGAGTACGTCTGACATATCTGAGGGAGGCCCAGAAAATGAGGTCACTGATTTAaattataaaaatgatGTGACACTCGAATCACCGGAATGATGGCATGAGTGTATATGATAGAtaaaattaataaattttcaCATGTATAATactttttaattcttttctctACTATTTATTGCTGAGGCTGTTGAATTTTATGTTTTCGTCCCCGACATCAAcatttgtaaaaaaaaaaagaaaccgaAAAAGAATACTGGCTTTcgaatacaaaaaattacataAACGAAGCAAAGTTAATATTTCGAATAAAACAGTCTATATATAAGTCAAATACAagatagaaaaaaacaaaaaaaacaaaaacaaaagggTTGTTTAGTTGTTTTTGTTGATCCTCTTCTTACCACTAGCACTACCACGTTTGTAAACCTCAATATAGAAAGAgatgaacaaaaacaagTAGGATGTAAGAATGGCTGCACCAGCAGCGATAGCTGTCATCGAACCTAAACAATCCTCGCAGTGTGGAAGACAAGAGTTTTTGAAATAGGCAGCAACGATCTTCCGATAAAGCACGTAATAAACGACAATGAGATCAAGCATGAATTGTACAATTTGCAGTCTTGTCACCCAGGCTTTCCACCAAACACGAATTCCGCTAGCAGAAAGGAAATAATACCAATACATAAGGACATGAACAGCCAAGTTCAGGGTGACAGGGACCCATGTAACTGCTGTGTAACCAACCAATTGATTGTAGCACAGCAAAGCTGTAGCACCGTGGTGGTATGTATGTAGGAAAGTCAACCTCCTGTGTTTCAACACCATCAAAACAGTGTCTGCGAACTCTACAAACTTTGTCATATAGTTGAAATAGTATAATGTCTCCATAGGCTGCGTCCAGGATTTAACATTACAAACCGCAAAATACAACCCATGGCGATACACTATGGGAAACATTTGCTCCATCATCAACACCAACcataaaaaggaaacagaTGTCAACATCAAGTTGTGAACTTGAGAAATAAATGTCAACTTGAGAGGTTTACATGACTTTACCAAGGACCTCCCGCCAAATATAATCACATAATACATAGCAATGAAAAGAAGTACTGGACGAGGTTCACTCAGAGGCTGCTTCCCAACGGCAAACTCAAAATCCTTTGGTTGGAAGCGACCTGCAGTGGCCCACCCAACCGCACGGTTAAAATGCTCCcacaaataaatattaaaaaaaggccTATCTATTGTTGGACGGAATCCAGAAGCTTTCTCGAggcaaaattttttccaatcaCTTTCCATACTTGCTTGTAAATTTAGCTCTTAAGCTCCTTAAGACTGTTCGGATGTCCTGCCTGGAAATTCATATCAGTTAGTCTTATATACTTGTAACCTCTTTTCTGGCTTCCTTTCTTTCCCTTATGTCCTTCGGTTTAATAATCCGTATGGCCGACGCGGGTAAGTCAAGACCCTGAGTTATCTCATTATCCCCGTCACATCACGTAAGTGCAAGGGAATAAATGCAGCAGAAATGCCTGCgttttcaacaaaatatgTCTGGCTTGCGTTTTGTTGTGGTTTCAAACTAGTTGCTAGCAGGCATTCCTTTGTTTTCCCTGGATtacccaaagaagaaaaacgaCGCGAGGCCTCACGCGTCGGAGTTTCCAGATCAGGAAATTACCTACTTGGGAAATTGAGTTGGCTGGCAGAAAAGATATAACGccatcttgaaaaataataccaGTTAGcctatttttcatttatataGAAGAGATACGTCTTCTGggagaatatttttcaaacattcAGAACACTGCGCTGCActattttcatcaatagTACCATATATGTTCATGTCAGCTATTCCCATAACTCCAACTAAGCGTATCAGAAGAAATCTATTTGACGATGCCCCAGCAACGCCTCCACGgcctttgaaaagaaagaaattgcaGTTCACAGATGTGACGCCAGAATCGTCTCCAGAAAAATTGCAGTTTGGCCCACAGTCTATTTTTCTGAGGACGAAAGCTCTTTTACAGAAGTCATCTGAGTTAGTCACCTTGAATAGCAACGATGGAGCTTTGCCAGCAAGGACCGTAGAGTACGAGCAGGTTATGGATTTTTTGGCGAAAGCCATTTCTGAACACAGGTCCGATTCGCTATACATCACGGGCCCACCTGGCACTGGTAAGACTGCCCAGCTTGATATGATTATAAGACAGAAGTTCCAATCACTCCCACTCTCGTTGTCAGTGGCATGCTCGAAGGAGACACCGAGACATGCGAATCCAAACTTGCAGAACTTGTCCTGGTTCGAACTACCTGACGGCAGGCTAGAATCGGTGGCGGTGACCACTATTAATTGTATATCATTAGGAGAACCGTCTTCCGTTTTCCAGAGGATTTTCGATTCCTTCCAAGATCTGAATGGTCCAACTTTGCAAGTGAAAAACATGCAGCATTTACAGAAGTTCTTAGAGCCTTATCATAATAGGACTACGTTTGTGGTTGTGCTGGACGAGATGGACAGACTATTGCATTCTAACACAAATGAGACAGAATCGGTCAGGACTATTCTTGAATTGTTCCTTTTGGCGAAATTGCCTACCGTGAGTTTTGTGCTAATTGGTATGGCTAATAGTCTAGATATGAAAGATAGATTTCTTTCCAGGTTAAATTTGCATAGAGGATTACTACCGCAAACTATTGTATTTCAGCCATACACCGCTGAGCAAATGTATGAAATCGTCATACAAAAAATGAGCTGCCTACCGACTATCATCTTCCAACCCATGGCCATCAAATTCGCAGCAAAGAAGTGTGCTGGTAATACGGGTGACCTCAGGAAACTTTTCGATGTCTTAAGAGGAAGCATTGAGATTTATGAATTAGAAAACCGGTTCCTGCTTTCaccaacaaaaaaatcagtGAATTCTGCGCAAGTTCCTTTGACACCAATGACTTCACCGGTGAAAAAATCGTGCCCCCAACCACAAGGTAAAATAGGCTTGAACTATATAGCCAAAGTCTTCTCGAAATTCGTAAATAATAACTCTACGAGAACAAGAATAACTAAACTGAACAtccaacaaaaattaaTCCTTTGTACCGTAATCCAATCACTGAAGCTGAATCCCGATGCTACAATCGACGAATCGTTTGATCATTATATCAAAGCGATAACCAAAACGGACACTTTAGCACCATTGCAgagaaatgaatttttggaaatttgtACAATTTTAGAAACTTGTGGGCTGGTTTCAAtcaaaaagacaaaatgTAAAGGAAAGACCAAAAGATTTGTTGATAAGATTGATGTCGATCTCGACATGCGGGAATTTTACGATGAGATGTCcaaaatatcaattttGAAACCTTTCCTTCGCTAGTCGGCTAGGAGATGGTAGTCAcgtttctatttttttatgtttttcaCAGTTCCACTTGCATTCCTCATTTTTTaacattcttctttataGAAAAGCATATCACTATATAAATACTCTATTATAGTTGTAACAGCATAGCATATCGTAGATccctattttttttactgaaAAACGGTTTGAATCATTTGTTTGAAATGTGACAATTGACACCTGCGTTGCgtacaaaagaaattgaaagaaaggCATATATCAAAGTACAACTTTTACGAACATTTGACTGTAATTAGCTAGCCCCATGCAGAATGAATGATCATTAATTGGGGAAAAAGGTGcaacttttattttaaataCAATTTTTTGGCAGCTTACCACGGATCCACATTACTAAATGGCAACAATGGCGCTTGCCggaaaagtgaaaaaaaatccaaacaaataaaattaTTAGCACGGTGCGACATATGCTTTGTATTACATGAAGAAActcgaagaaaaaggggAAAACGATGTTTCAACGGCTGTCAGCATCCATTAAGCACAATGCACACATCATTTTTCTATGCATAAGCTGGTATTTTATTTCCTCGTTGGCATCTCAGGTAACGAAGCAAGTGCTAACGGTTTGCCCATTACCACTGTTTTTGGGTGAGTTTCAATTCATTTACACTGCTATGCTAGCGTGGTTTACGTGTTATATCGCATATAATTCCCCAGGATTTTATCGCATATTTCCTAATGGTACATTTCCAGAATATTATACTGACGACAGAGAAATTAACCGTATGACGAgaaaaacatcaaaattAAGCTCCCTCATTATACCACCCTCTAAACCAATCCTGCAAACGGTTCTACCTTTAGGCCTTTTCCAATTTGTGGGAAAGTATTTTGGACATACAGCTACCTCTTTGGTACCTGTTTCCACCGTTGCCAGTATAAAAACATTATCCCCCATGTTTATCCTTTTACTCCAAAAGCTTTTAAAGATATCTACTTTGAAAGTTACCTTAACTCTTATCTTTAGTTTATTCACTTTAGTTCTTGGGGTTTGGATTATAGTTCAAGAAGACAACCGTTCACCGGCCTCTTCTAATGATCTGAGAGAATTCTCTAAGTATGGTATAATATGCGCTATGATATCAATGTTCATTTTTGTCTTGCAAAATATATACGGCAAGACCGTATTCACGTACAGATCTCAAACAGATGTTTTTCAGAGTGATTCAGGATTCTCCCGACAAGAATCGCCTTTACCTATATATGAAAAGTTGGATGAAAGACTTGTtgcgaaaaagaaacctaAATCATATGACAAATTAACTCTAATGATTTATATCTCCCTCGTTGGATTTTGCTTATCATTTGGCTGGTTTATTACCTTGGAATTTCCTATActatttaaatatttttttcaaattgacAGCTCCCCTACAGTAATAAAAGCATTTCCagtatctttatttttattgaatggGTCCTTCCACTTCATCCAGGCAATGATAACATTCCATTTATTAGGAGAGGTCTCAACTTTAACATATTCAATAGCGAACCTGATGAAAAGGTTTGCCATCATTGCGGTGAGTTGGGTTTttattggaagaagaattacTTGGCTACAAGTTTTCGGTTTGGTCCTGAATACATTAGGGTTATTCCTTTATGAAAGATGCACATCGCAATCGAAAATCAAAGCGAAGCTGCGTCCCGAGTAATTTTAACATGATAGAATATACAATACAAATAGATTTTATTCCCTTTAGAAAGCGCGGGTGTTTTTGAACTTATTTATTTGTACCATACACGAAATTTACATATAGTAACAAAATTTATATTAACTCATAACAGTCACTAGCACTACTTAGAAGCAACGGCAGCATATTTTTccctttgttttctttttgcctCCTCTCTGATAGCTCGTGCTGTTTCTGGGTCTAACTTTTCCACTATGATTGGGAAAACGACAAGGGCAATTAAGGTAATAACACCCGCCAGTTTCCAACGTGAGTTCAAGATATTACCAACAATACCTGTAGAAAAGATGCTGACATTTCTGGCTTGTAAATAAGACCTTATTGGGGCTTTGTGTAAAAGCTCCACTGTAATATAAGGGTCCACCTTCATAGGTTGTAACTTTTCTGGATACGTTATATCCTTTGATGGGAAATACtctcttccaaaaaaatttttgaaggcACTTAATTGTAAACTGCCGTTTTCTAGGTTCTTGAATTCAATAAGGATCCTGTTTGGTTTCAAATTGAAGTCCATAGATGCTGGGTACATCACATAGTATGTGGTTTCATTAACACCGTCGTTTAGTGGAAGATTTGCGAATTCAAAATTGCCTTCATCATCTTGAAACATGGTCGTAGATGTATAAGGGTATTCTGTCGAAAAATTGCCGATCTGGTAAAGTTTGAAGCTTGTTCTAGTTGAAACAAAGCCGGTGATGTTGCTTGCTGCCAAATCTAACCTACCCTTAATAGTTCCTGTTTTGGCCGTAGCACTAACAACATAAATAAATGCGCTGAGCAAAACAACAATCTGAGAAAACATTGTTGCACTGCTCTCTTAATTGTTAATCGAGTTTACCTTCATATTGTTTAATGACTTGATAAATTCGTTGATCTTAATTTCATACATAATTTCATCCTAAAATCCTCGATCATTTTTCGagactgtttctcaatttgttttcatGTGTGGTGTAAACGCAACATTTTAAATCCTTTCACCACACTATAACttatatgaagaaaatcctgttttttttttggggGCACTCACGTAGAAAATGAAACGGAATAGAAATATGGTTGCAACAATTCTGTCCTCTCCGTATATAAGAAGCAATGTTTCTTCAGCACGCATCAGGATCACAGCAGTCCAGCAATTACAAAACAACTGTAATCAAAAACTCATCGATAACAATTAAGAATGGCTAACGGTACGTGAAAGGGGTGATATCCTGTTTAAAACCATTTagttattctttttctcagATGCGGACTGTAATTGGGCGACGTATGATGTTATCATTGGAATTCTCATTTTTACAACTTTGAAGCCTTCCTAGCTATCTAGTAATAGCGTTAAGAGGCGCCGATAATGTTTGTAATACTTGAAGTTCTGTGGTACAGAgtattaatttttttgagatgTAATATTTCAATCACATTGTATTCTAGAAAGTGCGTTTTGTCTTTAGTGCTGTATGGTCTGTAACAAAGAATGTTCATCTTAAAAGGATTGTAACTAAATGGTTGTTAGACAGTGACTCATTCGTTTATTTTATAATAATCGGAAAACTAGAAACTTCGTTTACTAACAACTATACCTCTTATCATGTATAGACCTTGTTCAAGCTCGCGATAACTCCCAAGTCTTTGGTGTTGCCAGAATCTACGCCTCCTTTAACGATACCTTTGTCCACGTTACCGACTTATCTGGTAAGGAAACTATCGCCAGAGTTACTGGTGGTATGAAGGTCAAGGCCGACAGAGACGAATCATCTCCATATGCTGCTATGTTGGCCGCACAAGATGTTGCAGCCAAGTGTAAGGAAGTTGGCATTACCGCTGTCCATGTTAAAATCAGAGCTACTGGTGGTACCAGAACCAAGACCCCAGGCCCAGGTGGTCAAGCCGCTTTGAGAGCCTTGGCTAGATCTGGTTTGAGAATCGGTCGTATCGAAGACGTTACTCCAGTTCCATCTGACTCCACCAGAAAGAAGGGTGGTAGAAGGGGTAGAAGAttatgattttcttttcgctGCTCTATCAACGCATGTAATCATATCTTTGCTTTCTCACATAAATATAGTTTGTTTAATTAATAAGGCCAATATAAACATTTGCATTTTGGAACTCCTGCATTTACCAATATAGCAGACAAAATCTGCGTGTCAGTAATCTTTTTGAACAGTTTTAAAAGTACAAATATATTAGTATTTAACAggaaaactaaaaaaaatgtataataATACGTGAGTAAAATTATGAGGCTATGGTGAgtttattatattatataaagcTACTGAAGAAGTTGTTGTAACAAATAGCTTAGTAAACGAAACCCAAAATCTTACCAGAAACGTGCTTTCTTCTGGCTTCTTCATGGTCCATGATACCAGCAGAGGTGGTCAAGATGACGTAACCGAATTGTCTGGCTGGCAACAAGTTGGCAgtccatttttcaatgtcacCAATCTTAACGTTAAATCTTGGAGAAATAACACCACACTTGTTCAATCTACCGTTCAATTGAACAACAATCTTACCAGATCTGTGGTCATCGATGTATTCAAATTCACCAATGTAACCGTGTTTTTGCATAACTTGCAAAAACTTGATAATGACCTTGGAGGATGGTCTGATTAAAACTTGACGCTTACCGGTCTTTTCAGCGTTGTTAATGGCATTCAAAGCATCAGCTAAAACGGAAGATCTGGTCATCTTGGATATGTATGTTGGTCTTGTTTTAAAAGATATATTGATTTCAAAagttaataaaaaaatattgcaAATTAAGAATTTAAGATAGTCAATTAAGATTATTTAGATTGAAATTGGCTAACTGCAAACAGATATTCAAGAATTATTTCACATCTTCCAGTGAATAAACATGCCGCTGGCAAACGCGCGTCCTCaatgatttattttttaaacaGTGGTGTGGGGATGTAAATAAGAATTATACGCTTCTAGATATGGTATGTATGGGTGGACAGTACCAAtttgtttgcttttttttcatttt encodes:
- the ELO1 gene encoding fatty acid elongase ELO1 (Elongase I, medium-chain acyl elongase~similar to YJL196C), yielding MESDWKKFCLEKASGFRPTIDRPFFNIYLWEHFNRAVGWATAGRFQPKDFEFAVGKQPLSEPRPVLLFIAMYYVIIFGGRSLVKSCKPLKLTFISQVHNLMLTSVSFLWLVLMMEQMFPIVYRHGLYFAVCNVKSWTQPMETLYYFNYMTKFVEFADTVLMVLKHRRLTFLHTYHHGATALLCYNQLVGYTAVTWVPVTLNLAVHVLMYWYYFLSASGIRVWWKAWVTRLQIVQFMLDLIVVYYVLYRKIVAAYFKNSCLPHCEDCLGSMTAIAAGAAILTSYLFLFISFYIEVYKRGSASGKKRINKNN
- the CDC6 gene encoding AAA family ATPase CDC6 (Essential ATP-binding protein required for DNA replication~similar to YJL194W), coding for MSAIPITPTKRIRRNLFDDAPATPPRPLKRKKLQFTDVTPESSPEKLQFGPQSIFLRTKALLQKSSELVTLNSNDGALPARTVEYEQVMDFLAKAISEHRSDSLYITGPPGTGKTAQLDMIIRQKFQSLPLSLSVACSKETPRHANPNLQNLSWFELPDGRLESVAVTTINCISLGEPSSVFQRIFDSFQDLNGPTLQVKNMQHLQKFLEPYHNRTTFVVVLDEMDRLLHSNTNETESVRTILELFLLAKLPTVSFVLIGMANSLDMKDRFLSRLNLHRGLLPQTIVFQPYTAEQMYEIVIQKMSCLPTIIFQPMAIKFAAKKCAGNTGDLRKLFDVLRGSIEIYELENRFLLSPTKKSVNSAQVPLTPMTSPVKKSCPQPQGKIGLNYIAKVFSKFVNNNSTRTRITKLNIQQKLILCTVIQSLKLNPDATIDESFDHYIKAITKTDTLAPLQRNEFLEICTILETCGLVSIKKTKCKGKTKRFVDKIDVDLDMREFYDEMSKISILKPFLR
- a CDS encoding uncharacterized protein (similar to YJL193W) gives rise to the protein MFQRLSASIKHNAHIIFLCISWYFISSLASQVTKQVLTVCPLPLFLGEFQFIYTAMLAWFTCYIAYNSPGFYRIFPNGTFPEYYTDDREINRMTRKTSKLSSLIIPPSKPILQTVLPLGLFQFVGKYFGHTATSLVPVSTVASIKTLSPMFILLLQKLLKISTLKVTLTLIFSLFTLVLGVWIIVQEDNRSPASSNDLREFSKYGIICAMISMFIFVLQNIYGKTVFTYRSQTDVFQSDSGFSRQESPLPIYEKLDERLVAKKKPKSYDKLTLMIYISLVGFCLSFGWFITLEFPILFKYFFQIDSSPTVIKAFPVSLFLLNGSFHFIQAMITFHLLGEVSTLTYSIANLMKRFAIIAVSWVFIGRRITWLQVFGLVLNTLGLFLYERCTSQSKIKAKLRPE
- the SOP4 gene encoding Sop4p (ER-membrane protein~similar to YJL192C), translating into MFSQIVVLLSAFIYVVSATAKTGTIKGRLDLAASNITGFVSTRTSFKLYQIGNFSTEYPYTSTTMFQDDEGNFEFANLPLNDGVNETTYYVMYPASMDFNLKPNRILIEFKNLENGSLQLSAFKNFFGREYFPSKDITYPEKLQPMKVDPYITVELLHKAPIRSYLQARNVSIFSTGIVGNILNSRWKLAGVITLIALVVFPIIVEKLDPETARAIREEAKRKQREKYAAVASK
- the RPS22A gene encoding 40S ribosomal protein uS8 (Protein component of the small (40S) ribosomal subunit~similar to YJL190C); the encoded protein is MTRSSVLADALNAINNAEKTGKRQVLIRPSSKVIIKFLQVMQKHGYIGEFEYIDDHRSGKIVVQLNGRLNKCGVISPRFNVKIGDIEKWTANLLPARQFGYVILTTSAGIMDHEEARRKHVSGKILGFVY